In Bacillus sp. SB49, a single window of DNA contains:
- the trpB gene encoding tryptophan synthase subunit beta, whose translation MLQVLPDIKGRFGDFGGKYVPETLMGPLQELEDALDEALNDSSFMEEYHHILKEYAGRPTSLTFADKITEHLGGAKVYLKREDLNHTGAHKLNNAVGQALLAKRMGKKKIIAETGAGQHGVASATVAAKFGLECKVFMGEEDIRRQELNVFRMKLLGAEVISVSSGNGTLKDATNEAIRYWVANCEDHFYLIGSVVGPHPYPKMVRDFQRIIGDESKRQFLEAEPELPDRIYACVGGGSNAMGMFYPFLEDESELIGVEAAGKGVETPEHAATLTKGTPGVIHGSLTYLMQDENGQITEPYSISAGLDYPGIGPEHAHLFQTKRVRYESITDQEALDALKLLTQTEGIIPAIESAHALAQAFKEAGSMKPEETILINLSGRGDKDMATLMEHFQEEV comes from the coding sequence ATGTTGCAAGTATTACCTGATATAAAAGGCCGTTTTGGTGATTTCGGAGGGAAATATGTTCCGGAAACACTGATGGGTCCCCTTCAAGAGTTGGAAGATGCATTAGATGAAGCATTGAACGATTCATCCTTCATGGAGGAGTATCACCATATATTAAAAGAATACGCCGGCAGACCTACTTCCCTTACCTTTGCAGATAAGATAACGGAACATCTCGGCGGGGCGAAAGTGTATCTGAAGCGGGAGGACCTGAATCATACCGGCGCCCACAAGTTGAACAATGCCGTCGGACAGGCCCTGTTGGCGAAGCGTATGGGCAAGAAGAAAATCATCGCCGAAACGGGTGCTGGCCAGCATGGCGTCGCCTCTGCAACGGTGGCGGCAAAGTTCGGTCTGGAGTGTAAAGTGTTCATGGGCGAAGAGGATATCCGCCGGCAGGAGCTTAACGTATTTAGAATGAAGCTGCTCGGCGCAGAAGTCATTTCCGTGTCAAGCGGAAACGGCACGCTTAAAGATGCGACGAACGAAGCTATACGATACTGGGTAGCCAACTGTGAGGACCATTTTTATTTGATCGGTTCTGTCGTGGGACCTCATCCGTATCCGAAGATGGTCCGTGATTTTCAGCGTATTATTGGGGATGAATCGAAGCGGCAATTCCTTGAGGCGGAGCCGGAGCTGCCCGACCGTATTTACGCCTGCGTAGGCGGAGGAAGCAATGCTATGGGTATGTTTTATCCTTTCTTGGAAGATGAATCGGAGTTGATCGGCGTGGAAGCGGCAGGCAAAGGGGTGGAGACACCAGAGCATGCGGCGACATTGACGAAAGGGACGCCCGGCGTCATCCATGGTTCTCTTACTTATTTGATGCAGGATGAGAATGGCCAGATTACAGAGCCGTATTCGATTTCCGCAGGACTTGATTATCCCGGAATCGGACCGGAACACGCACATCTTTTCCAAACGAAGCGTGTGCGTTACGAATCGATTACGGATCAGGAAGCATTGGATGCCTTGAAATTGTTGACGCAAACGGAAGGAATCATACCGGCTATTGAAAGTGCTCATGCACTTGCCCAGGCGTTCAAGGAAGCCGGGTCGATGAAACCGGAAGAAACGATTCTCATTAATTTGTCCGGTCGGGGCGACAAAGATATGGCGACATTGATGGAACACTTCCAGGAGGAGGTATGA
- the trpA gene encoding tryptophan synthase subunit alpha, with amino-acid sequence MLTKTAFQGKLTKTEDLFIPFIVAGDPAPQYTIDFALRLQAEGADILELGVPYSDPLADGPTIQRAAKRALKSGMSLRKAIELVPALRDNGVEIPVVIFTYYNPVLQIGHKDFFDKLEANGVEGVLIPDLPFEESAEVRSMAEERGIEFISLVAPNSDQRIKQIAENAKGFLYCVSSLGVTGERNDMSGEALSFIEKVREHSKVPVAVGFGISTNEHVKLVRHHADGVIIGSKIIRLIEEELQHVEAGRRDEALDNFTKGIRDLVE; translated from the coding sequence ATGCTTACGAAAACAGCGTTCCAAGGTAAATTGACGAAAACAGAAGACTTATTTATTCCTTTCATCGTTGCAGGTGATCCGGCCCCCCAATACACTATAGACTTTGCTCTTAGACTCCAAGCGGAAGGAGCGGACATCCTTGAACTTGGCGTCCCTTATTCGGACCCGCTTGCAGATGGTCCGACTATCCAGCGCGCCGCCAAGCGCGCTTTGAAGAGCGGTATGTCTTTGAGAAAAGCGATAGAACTGGTCCCGGCATTGCGGGACAACGGGGTGGAAATACCGGTTGTCATTTTCACCTACTACAATCCTGTTCTGCAGATTGGACATAAAGACTTCTTCGATAAGCTGGAAGCAAACGGAGTAGAAGGGGTGCTCATTCCTGACCTTCCATTTGAGGAGAGTGCAGAGGTACGGAGCATGGCTGAAGAGAGAGGCATTGAATTCATTTCCCTTGTCGCTCCGAACTCCGATCAACGGATCAAGCAGATTGCAGAGAATGCAAAAGGCTTTTTGTACTGCGTTTCTTCACTTGGAGTCACAGGAGAACGGAATGACATGTCCGGAGAAGCGCTCTCCTTCATTGAAAAAGTGAGAGAACACAGCAAGGTCCCGGTTGCGGTCGGTTTCGGCATCTCCACTAACGAGCACGTGAAACTTGTGCGTCATCATGCGGATGGAGTCATTATCGGAAGTAAAATCATCCGTTTGATCGAAGAAGAGTTGCAGCACGTAGAAGCCGGCCGTAGAGATGAAGCTCTTGATAACTTTACTAAAGGCATCCGTGACCTGGTCGAATAG
- a CDS encoding anthranilate synthase component II, producing MIYMIDHYDSFTYNLVQYLGDLGEEIIVRRNDEVCLSEIKECNPDLIFLSPGPCSPDETGMTLDVIAAFKDSIPIFGVCLGHQSIAQVFGGKVVRADRLMHGKSSLIHHDGRGIYDGLNNPMEVMRYHSLIVKQDGVPEDFEVTSKTAEGEIMGIRHKALPIEGVQFHPESIGTADGRKLLENLIKQRAKALLS from the coding sequence GTGATATACATGATTGACCATTATGATTCTTTCACTTATAACCTTGTGCAGTATTTAGGGGATTTGGGAGAGGAGATCATCGTCAGAAGAAACGATGAAGTATGCTTGAGTGAAATTAAAGAATGTAACCCTGATCTGATTTTCCTTTCGCCGGGACCTTGTTCTCCGGATGAAACAGGGATGACGCTGGACGTCATCGCTGCATTCAAGGACAGCATTCCTATATTCGGTGTCTGTCTCGGCCACCAGTCAATTGCTCAGGTGTTCGGGGGGAAGGTGGTTCGTGCAGACCGCTTAATGCACGGGAAATCATCCCTCATCCACCATGACGGCCGTGGTATTTATGATGGATTGAATAATCCGATGGAAGTGATGCGCTATCATTCGCTGATAGTGAAGCAGGACGGAGTGCCGGAGGATTTTGAAGTCACATCGAAGACTGCGGAAGGAGAAATCATGGGAATCCGTCATAAGGCTCTTCCTATAGAGGGCGTCCAGTTCCATCCGGAATCGATCGGCACGGCAGACGGCAGGAAGCTGCTGGAGAATCTTATTAAGCAGCGTGCGAAAGCATTATTATCATAA